Proteins encoded together in one Gemmatimonadota bacterium DH-78 window:
- a CDS encoding ABC transporter ATP-binding protein, giving the protein MTARPAPERGGFGGAATGPPVLEMDGIGRSFRGRVILRSAGLVARSGRVTALFGRNGCGKTTLFRIVVGRVRAEYGRVLYDGRYRPRPRLSRLAAEGLMYSAQESALTAHFTVREHLDAFAERWGGSERMAEVVEALRLGEVIDRRPPTLSGGECQRVSLALARLRRPRCLLSDEPYAGVAPRDRPLVSGALRAAARDGAAVLVSGHDVDDLFAVADEVVWMTAGTTHALGTPEQARAHDQFKREYLGPRGGAAPGSG; this is encoded by the coding sequence GTGACGGCTCGTCCGGCGCCGGAGCGTGGCGGCTTCGGGGGTGCCGCGACCGGTCCCCCCGTGCTCGAGATGGACGGTATCGGCCGGTCGTTCCGCGGCCGGGTGATCCTGCGCTCCGCCGGACTCGTGGCGCGTTCGGGGCGTGTGACCGCGCTCTTCGGGCGCAACGGCTGCGGCAAGACCACTCTCTTCCGGATCGTGGTGGGGCGGGTGCGGGCGGAGTACGGGCGCGTGCTCTACGACGGGCGGTATCGTCCACGGCCCCGGCTGTCGAGGCTCGCGGCGGAGGGCCTCATGTACTCCGCGCAGGAGTCGGCCCTCACCGCACACTTCACGGTGCGGGAGCATCTCGACGCGTTCGCCGAGCGTTGGGGCGGCAGCGAGCGCATGGCCGAGGTGGTCGAGGCGCTCCGCCTGGGCGAGGTGATCGACCGCCGCCCGCCCACCCTCTCGGGTGGCGAGTGCCAGCGGGTGTCGCTCGCGCTGGCCCGGCTGCGGCGTCCGCGCTGCCTGCTCTCCGACGAGCCCTACGCGGGCGTGGCCCCCCGCGACCGCCCCCTGGTATCGGGAGCGCTCCGAGCGGCGGCGCGAGACGGGGCGGCGGTCTTGGTGTCGGGGCACGATGTGGACGATCTCTTCGCGGTGGCGGACGAGGTGGTCTGGATGACCGCCGGCACCACCCACGCTCTGGGGACCCCGGAGCAGGCGCGTGCCCACGATCAGTTCAAACGGGAGTACCTCGGCCCGCGGGGCGGTGCCGCGCCGGGGTCAGGGTAA
- a CDS encoding DUF2169 domain-containing protein, producing the protein MDLTNRTPLPAALSTTELSPELPRVGFLTAKATWRWNASGELALDTQEPFGILDEDEPTDLGLLPRDNLPRRDEAFEVIVLGAAYPQAGRAATWCPVGMSVGTVRRELLVIGDREWLPLDAPTTQRSISDPAPFTRMPLTWARSFGGTATVLLDPDAEVVVNHAMNPLGTGFDPAPAARILGRQVGVPEGWPRVDRRRRLPNIERPDDRVANWASDPRPGGWATIPLDSPMHGHRLADAGALARDPEPSWPHHEALYRAHPDWILPLPPAGTPVVLDGFAADGRITLTIPRLRAIMDWVIGDERGSLELRPHTLVLLPEERRLYMVYRTHFNLPQPGVERALRLRTEEGWFGASAP; encoded by the coding sequence GTGGATCTGACCAACCGAACTCCGCTGCCGGCGGCGCTGTCGACCACCGAGCTCTCGCCCGAGTTGCCGCGAGTCGGGTTCCTCACCGCCAAGGCCACCTGGCGGTGGAATGCATCCGGCGAACTCGCCCTCGACACGCAGGAGCCGTTCGGCATCCTCGACGAAGACGAGCCCACCGATCTCGGGCTGCTGCCGCGCGACAATCTGCCCCGTCGCGACGAGGCGTTCGAGGTGATCGTGCTGGGCGCGGCCTACCCCCAGGCGGGGCGGGCCGCCACCTGGTGCCCGGTCGGCATGAGCGTGGGCACCGTGCGGCGCGAACTGCTGGTGATCGGCGACCGCGAGTGGCTACCCCTCGATGCGCCCACCACCCAGCGGTCAATCTCCGACCCGGCCCCCTTCACCCGCATGCCGCTCACCTGGGCGCGGTCCTTCGGCGGCACGGCCACCGTGCTGCTCGACCCCGACGCCGAGGTGGTGGTCAACCACGCGATGAACCCCCTCGGCACCGGCTTCGACCCCGCCCCCGCCGCCCGCATCCTGGGTCGCCAGGTGGGGGTGCCGGAGGGGTGGCCCCGGGTCGACCGCCGGCGCCGCCTGCCGAACATCGAGCGGCCCGACGACCGGGTCGCCAACTGGGCGTCGGATCCGCGTCCCGGCGGCTGGGCCACGATCCCCCTCGACTCGCCCATGCACGGGCACCGGCTCGCCGATGCGGGCGCCCTCGCCCGCGACCCCGAGCCGAGCTGGCCCCACCACGAGGCGCTCTACCGCGCCCATCCCGACTGGATCCTGCCCCTGCCGCCGGCCGGCACCCCGGTGGTGCTCGACGGCTTCGCGGCCGACGGCCGGATCACCCTGACCATCCCCCGCCTGCGCGCGATCATGGACTGGGTGATCGGCGACGAGCGCGGGAGCCTGGAGCTGCGGCCACACACCCTCGTACTGCTGCCGGAAGAGCGGCGGCTGTACATGGTCTATCGCACCCACTTCAACCTTCCCCAGCCCGGAGTGGAGCGCGCCCTGCGCCTGCGCACCGAGGAGGGCTGGTTCGGAGCGTCCGCGCCATGA
- a CDS encoding DUF2169 domain-containing protein, translating to MSERTAARPSYDAIVDLYPGDSIRRAAYGLVKFTFEPRGGRARLVEAEPLHHDIRDPDAEPRIVPGTDFWPFKGRTDVVVQGSAYAPQRRPTQRMEVSVSLGDRPMKRIAVFGDRRVSWESSGRVRFGLPEPFEEMPVTWEQAFGGCDFRVPLPEPLTDGLKIQLHHDHPGLYPRNPFGRGYAVLPDPVEGFFLPNLEDPDDLLADGRLITGDPRLWYTRPIPWTFDWMHPVAFPRFLYMGLGADAWFPGPQDRRMPEVARGWLRDHYRDDFERNPPVLDPMQPFMQGASHGMTVADPAPGLPIRIRGMHPDLPEVVMPLPDQSPWIELLLDGRPLPTRIRMHHVVCRPGDMRYTIVYGAEASLPRGFIPGVHGRIPLAVRVGEDPPLEYEAPPTMKSLLETAPPTSEPADG from the coding sequence GTGAGTGAGCGCACCGCGGCCCGCCCGTCGTACGACGCGATCGTCGACCTCTATCCGGGCGACTCGATCCGGCGCGCCGCCTACGGCCTGGTGAAGTTCACCTTCGAACCGAGGGGCGGGAGAGCGCGGCTGGTGGAGGCGGAGCCGCTGCACCACGACATCCGCGATCCCGACGCCGAACCCCGAATCGTGCCCGGCACCGATTTCTGGCCGTTCAAGGGGCGCACCGACGTCGTAGTGCAGGGCTCGGCGTACGCGCCCCAGCGTCGGCCCACCCAGCGGATGGAGGTGTCGGTCTCGCTCGGCGACCGCCCGATGAAGCGCATCGCCGTCTTCGGTGATCGGCGGGTGTCGTGGGAGTCGTCGGGGCGGGTGCGCTTCGGCCTGCCCGAACCCTTCGAAGAGATGCCCGTCACCTGGGAGCAGGCCTTCGGTGGCTGCGATTTCCGCGTGCCGCTGCCCGAGCCGCTCACCGACGGACTCAAGATCCAGCTGCATCACGACCACCCGGGGCTGTACCCGCGCAATCCGTTCGGCCGGGGGTACGCCGTGCTCCCCGACCCCGTCGAGGGCTTCTTCCTGCCCAATCTCGAGGATCCCGACGACCTGCTCGCCGACGGCCGGCTCATCACCGGCGATCCGCGGCTCTGGTACACGCGGCCGATCCCCTGGACCTTCGACTGGATGCATCCCGTCGCCTTCCCCCGCTTCCTCTACATGGGACTCGGGGCGGACGCCTGGTTCCCCGGGCCCCAGGACCGCCGCATGCCGGAGGTGGCGCGCGGCTGGCTGCGCGACCACTACCGCGACGACTTCGAGCGGAACCCGCCGGTACTCGACCCCATGCAGCCCTTCATGCAGGGCGCCTCGCACGGCATGACGGTGGCCGACCCGGCCCCCGGGCTTCCGATCCGGATCCGGGGCATGCACCCCGACCTGCCCGAGGTGGTGATGCCGCTGCCCGACCAGTCGCCCTGGATCGAACTGCTGCTCGACGGTCGACCGCTGCCGACCCGGATCCGGATGCACCACGTGGTGTGCCGCCCCGGCGACATGCGCTACACGATCGTCTACGGTGCGGAGGCCTCTCTCCCGCGCGGCTTCATTCCGGGCGTGCACGGGCGCATTCCGCTGGCCGTGCGCGTGGGCGAGGACCCCCCGCTCGAGTACGAGGCCCCACCCACCATGAAGTCTCTGCTGGAGACCGCTCCACCCACCTCCGAGCCCGCCGATGGCTGA
- the tssI gene encoding type VI secretion system tip protein TssI/VgrG, producing MGKYTQANRPMRVDTPLDTDVLLLEGFEAEEGVSRPFLYTLELLSEDPAIPPEKLLREPVLISIDAGEGSDAFLTHGIVRAFTALDMNEGLARYRAEVVPTVWFLTQTSDCKIFQQMSVIDIVSEVLEEPTTAGKIRFEVRCNRNYPQREFCVQYRETDFNFITRLLEDEGIFYWFEHTKDDHTLVLADAHTAFQPCPGFETVRVDPQGSPGEQVVRSLVQEHSARNYDVMLVDYDPLQPSLQLYGTAQGDQEKIDAVFDYPGVFTDLDAGEYLARIDLERREKDRHRVTGTSSCRGLRAGTVIEVEGHFRDDVNRAWTLDRVRHRAHSGSFRAWDQAEFHYANDFVALPDDVPYRPDIQARRPRVQGTQTAVVVGKKGEEVWVDEHGRVKVQFHWDRYGSNDENSSCWIRVSTQTAGKNWGHVEIPRIGHEVIVDFLEGDPDRPIIVGSVYNAEMKTPWPLPDKGVVSGIKTRSSKGGGGYNELSMDDKKGSEKINIHAQKDMSTTVGNNQTRTISNNRTTTVGNDDSESVGNNQDVVVGTDQTLSVGGNQTEHIQGNRDITVGADDTLTTTGLRTQNVGTHHIVDAGGAVSVTSAAQMELNAGTDGLYSAGVNLDLSAGAELTVGAVTVKVNATGQVEITGTAGVKVSTPAVLDLSGSQVKITGGLIQLSGMVKLN from the coding sequence ATGGGCAAGTACACGCAGGCGAACCGACCCATGCGGGTCGACACCCCGCTCGACACCGACGTTCTCCTGCTGGAGGGCTTCGAGGCCGAGGAGGGCGTGTCGCGGCCCTTCCTCTACACCCTCGAGCTGCTCTCCGAAGACCCGGCGATTCCGCCCGAGAAGCTGCTCCGTGAGCCGGTGCTGATCAGCATCGATGCGGGAGAGGGCTCCGACGCCTTCCTCACGCACGGCATCGTGCGGGCCTTCACCGCCCTCGACATGAACGAGGGTCTGGCGCGCTACCGCGCCGAGGTGGTGCCCACCGTCTGGTTCCTCACCCAGACGAGCGACTGCAAGATCTTTCAGCAGATGTCGGTGATCGACATCGTCAGCGAGGTGCTCGAGGAGCCCACCACGGCCGGCAAGATCAGGTTTGAGGTGCGCTGCAACCGGAACTATCCCCAGCGGGAGTTCTGCGTGCAGTACCGGGAGACCGACTTCAACTTCATCACCCGGCTGCTCGAAGACGAAGGCATCTTCTACTGGTTCGAGCACACCAAGGACGATCACACCCTCGTGCTCGCCGACGCCCACACCGCCTTCCAGCCCTGCCCGGGCTTCGAGACGGTGCGCGTGGATCCGCAGGGTTCGCCGGGGGAGCAGGTGGTGCGCTCGCTCGTGCAGGAGCACAGCGCCCGCAACTACGACGTGATGCTCGTCGACTACGATCCGCTTCAGCCGTCGCTCCAGCTCTACGGCACCGCGCAGGGCGATCAGGAGAAGATCGACGCCGTATTCGACTATCCGGGCGTCTTCACCGATCTCGATGCGGGCGAGTATCTGGCGCGCATCGACCTCGAGCGGCGGGAGAAGGACCGCCATCGGGTGACCGGCACCTCGTCGTGTCGGGGACTCCGCGCCGGTACCGTGATCGAGGTGGAGGGACATTTCCGCGACGACGTGAACCGGGCGTGGACCCTCGATCGCGTCCGCCACCGCGCGCACAGCGGCAGCTTCCGCGCCTGGGACCAGGCGGAGTTCCACTACGCGAACGACTTCGTGGCGCTGCCCGACGACGTGCCCTATCGCCCCGATATTCAGGCTCGCCGGCCCCGCGTTCAGGGCACCCAGACGGCCGTGGTGGTCGGCAAGAAGGGCGAAGAGGTGTGGGTGGACGAGCACGGCCGGGTGAAGGTGCAGTTCCACTGGGATCGCTACGGCAGCAACGACGAGAACAGCTCCTGCTGGATCCGGGTTTCGACCCAGACCGCCGGCAAGAACTGGGGCCACGTGGAGATTCCCCGGATCGGCCACGAGGTGATCGTCGACTTTCTCGAGGGCGACCCCGACCGGCCCATCATCGTGGGCAGCGTCTACAACGCCGAGATGAAGACGCCCTGGCCGCTGCCCGACAAGGGCGTGGTGAGCGGCATCAAGACGCGGAGTTCGAAGGGGGGCGGCGGCTACAACGAACTCAGCATGGACGACAAGAAGGGCAGCGAGAAGATCAACATCCATGCCCAGAAGGACATGTCGACCACCGTCGGCAACAACCAGACGCGCACCATCTCGAACAATCGCACCACCACCGTTGGCAACGACGACTCCGAGAGCGTCGGCAACAATCAGGATGTGGTGGTCGGTACCGACCAGACGCTCTCGGTCGGGGGCAACCAGACCGAGCACATTCAGGGCAATCGCGATATCACCGTGGGTGCCGACGACACGCTCACCACCACCGGGCTTCGCACCCAGAACGTCGGCACCCATCACATCGTGGATGCGGGGGGCGCCGTGTCGGTCACCTCGGCAGCCCAGATGGAGCTCAACGCCGGCACCGACGGCCTCTACAGCGCCGGGGTCAACCTCGACCTGAGCGCGGGCGCCGAGCTCACGGTAGGCGCCGTGACGGTGAAGGTGAACGCCACGGGCCAAGTGGAGATCACCGGCACCGCGGGTGTGAAGGTGAGCACCCCGGCCGTGCTCGACCTCAGCGGCTCACAGGTGAAGATTACCGGCGGGCTGATCCAGCTGAGCGGCATGGTGAAGCTGAACTGA
- the tssH gene encoding type VI secretion system ATPase TssH has product MNVDLRALIGKLNPTTRGAMDAAAGLCLSRTHYDVEVEHFLLKLMDHPEGDVLAILKRFEIDRSDLARQLTATLDRLKSGNARTPSLSPDLVQMLTRAWTLGSIDHGAGSIRSGHTLLALISDADLRRKVTDGARELEKIHPDALRAEFASIVEGTSEDVAASTASSGGAAARGGAGGPTPNLDQYTVDLTKRAAEGQLDPVLGRDVEIRQVVDILTRKRQNNPILVGEAGVGKTAVVEGFAMRIAQGDVPPPLRNVTIRSLDLALLQAGAGVKGEFENRLKGLIEEVKSSETPVILFIDEAHTMIGAGGAAGQNDAANLLKPALARGELRTLAATTWSEYKKYFEKDPALARRFQLIKVEEPTEELCMVMMRGIVPHLERHHSVRILDRGLEAAVRLSNRYLPDRQLPDKAVSVLDTACARLSLGQNATPAAVEDAERRLADLGVQQRVLRREEATGSDHGDRLAAIADEIETVTARLETLRGRWRTEKELVGRIRSVREQLEARLDAPAVRADGAATGGDDEAESPLSASDEYRAELADLSDDDLRDRLAALMDELDEVQGEDGLVPVFVDADLVGRVISGWTGIPVGKMMRDQIAMALELEDRLGERIIGQDHALGEISQRIRTSKAGIDDPQKPVGVFLLVGPSGVGKTETALSLSELMFGGEENLITINMSEFQEPHTVSTLKGSPPGYVGYGEGGVLTEAVRRRPYSVVLLDEIEKAHPDVLELFFQVFDKGRMEDGEGREIDFKNTIIVLTSNAGTDTLMKLTADPETTPGPKGLVSALKPELDKIFQPAFLGRTVIIPYFPLRDDALRTIIDLKLGKVRRRLHEVHAVELEADQAVLDAIAARCTEVESGARNIDNILTNTVMPEVSRLVLRSLMDESRPSAIRVTVGEDGHFDYAGVDAGT; this is encoded by the coding sequence ATGAACGTCGATCTCCGAGCGCTGATCGGAAAGCTGAATCCCACCACCCGGGGGGCCATGGATGCGGCGGCCGGGCTCTGCCTGTCGCGCACCCACTACGACGTGGAGGTGGAGCACTTCCTGCTCAAGCTGATGGACCACCCGGAAGGCGACGTGCTCGCGATCCTCAAGCGGTTCGAGATCGATCGCAGCGACCTGGCCCGGCAGCTTACCGCCACCCTCGACCGGTTGAAGTCGGGCAATGCCCGCACGCCGTCGCTGAGTCCGGATCTGGTGCAGATGCTGACCCGGGCATGGACGCTCGGATCCATCGATCACGGCGCCGGCTCGATCCGGTCCGGACACACCCTGCTCGCCCTGATCAGCGACGCCGACCTGCGCCGGAAGGTGACCGACGGCGCGCGCGAGCTCGAGAAGATCCACCCCGACGCGCTGCGGGCCGAGTTCGCCTCGATCGTGGAGGGCACCTCGGAAGACGTGGCGGCCTCGACTGCCTCGTCGGGCGGCGCAGCCGCCCGTGGCGGGGCCGGCGGGCCGACGCCCAACCTCGACCAGTACACCGTCGACCTGACGAAGCGGGCGGCCGAGGGCCAGCTCGATCCGGTGCTCGGTCGCGACGTCGAGATCCGGCAGGTGGTCGACATCCTCACCCGCAAGCGGCAGAACAACCCGATCCTCGTGGGTGAGGCCGGGGTGGGCAAGACGGCGGTGGTGGAGGGCTTCGCGATGCGCATCGCCCAGGGCGACGTGCCCCCGCCGCTCCGCAACGTCACGATCCGCAGCCTCGATCTGGCGCTGCTCCAGGCCGGCGCCGGGGTGAAGGGTGAGTTCGAGAACCGCCTCAAGGGGCTGATCGAAGAGGTGAAGTCGTCGGAGACCCCGGTGATCCTCTTCATCGACGAGGCCCACACCATGATCGGGGCCGGGGGCGCGGCGGGGCAGAACGACGCCGCGAACCTGCTCAAGCCCGCTCTCGCACGCGGCGAGCTGCGCACCCTGGCCGCCACCACCTGGTCGGAGTACAAGAAGTACTTCGAGAAGGACCCGGCGCTCGCGCGCCGCTTCCAGCTCATCAAGGTGGAGGAGCCCACCGAAGAGCTCTGCATGGTGATGATGCGCGGCATCGTGCCGCATCTGGAGCGTCACCACAGCGTGCGGATTCTCGACCGCGGCCTCGAGGCCGCGGTGCGACTCTCGAACCGCTACCTGCCCGACCGCCAGCTGCCCGACAAGGCGGTGAGCGTGCTCGACACCGCCTGCGCGCGGCTGTCGCTGGGGCAGAACGCCACGCCTGCCGCGGTGGAGGACGCCGAGCGCCGCCTCGCCGACCTCGGCGTGCAGCAGCGCGTGCTTCGGCGCGAAGAGGCCACCGGATCCGACCACGGCGACCGACTGGCCGCCATCGCCGACGAGATCGAGACCGTCACCGCCCGGCTCGAGACGCTGCGCGGTCGCTGGCGGACGGAGAAGGAGCTCGTGGGCCGCATCCGCTCCGTGCGCGAGCAGCTGGAAGCGCGCCTCGACGCCCCCGCGGTGCGCGCCGATGGCGCCGCCACCGGCGGGGACGACGAGGCGGAGTCCCCGCTCTCCGCCTCCGACGAGTACCGGGCCGAGCTGGCCGACCTCTCCGACGACGACCTCCGCGACCGCCTCGCGGCGCTGATGGACGAGCTCGACGAGGTGCAGGGGGAAGACGGCCTGGTGCCGGTGTTCGTCGACGCCGACCTCGTGGGCCGGGTGATCTCGGGCTGGACCGGCATTCCCGTGGGCAAGATGATGCGCGACCAGATCGCCATGGCGCTGGAGCTCGAAGACCGGCTCGGCGAGCGGATCATCGGTCAGGATCACGCGCTCGGCGAGATCAGTCAGCGCATCCGCACCTCGAAGGCCGGCATCGACGACCCGCAGAAGCCCGTCGGTGTGTTTCTGCTTGTGGGGCCGAGCGGTGTGGGCAAGACCGAGACGGCGCTGTCGCTGTCGGAACTCATGTTCGGCGGTGAGGAAAACCTCATCACCATCAACATGTCGGAGTTTCAGGAGCCCCACACCGTCTCCACCCTCAAGGGCTCGCCCCCCGGCTACGTGGGCTACGGCGAGGGCGGCGTGCTCACCGAGGCCGTGCGCCGGCGCCCCTACTCGGTGGTGCTGCTCGACGAGATCGAGAAGGCGCACCCCGACGTGCTCGAGCTCTTCTTCCAGGTGTTCGACAAGGGGCGCATGGAAGACGGCGAGGGGCGCGAGATCGACTTCAAGAACACGATCATCGTGCTCACCAGCAACGCCGGCACCGACACCCTGATGAAGCTCACCGCCGACCCCGAGACCACTCCAGGACCGAAGGGGCTGGTGTCGGCGCTGAAGCCCGAACTCGACAAGATCTTCCAGCCGGCCTTTCTCGGCCGCACGGTGATCATTCCGTATTTCCCGCTCCGCGACGACGCGCTGCGCACGATCATCGACCTCAAGCTCGGCAAGGTGCGCCGGCGGCTGCACGAGGTGCACGCCGTGGAGCTCGAGGCCGACCAGGCCGTGCTCGATGCGATCGCCGCCCGCTGCACCGAGGTGGAGAGCGGGGCGCGCAACATCGACAACATCCTCACCAACACCGTCATGCCCGAGGTGTCGCGGCTCGTGCTGCGCTCGCTCATGGACGAGTCGCGCCCGAGCGCGATCCGGGTGACGGTGGGTGAGGACGGACATTTCGACTACGCCGGCGTCGACGCCGGCACCTGA
- the tssG gene encoding type VI secretion system baseplate subunit TssG codes for MNRERLQRLLAEEATGMDLLQAVRLLEALHPDRSPVGEAGDPAQEVVHFSVRPALAFPPGDVHAWEEHTDGPDRLEVDTFGLIGPDGVLPHVYTEAVARRDRDGDPVLRDFLDLFQHRLLSLLVRALRKTDVAASRERGGARGDRLLRHLLDLMGAPVEGPLSGVVAPGEVAPFSSLPGPQRRSALALEQLVAGRFGVPVEVESFVGAWIRLSDDDLCELGSDEPSTRLGWGAVVGDEIWDPQARVRVRLGPLDRDTFDAFLPGGRHHEQFRDLCRFFVHDQFETEACLILERDDVPECVVSDDGEGPALGWTTWLRTRPLDRDPDDTQLTL; via the coding sequence GTGAACCGGGAACGGCTCCAGCGGCTGCTCGCCGAGGAGGCCACCGGTATGGACCTCCTGCAGGCGGTGCGCCTGCTCGAGGCGTTGCATCCCGACCGGTCGCCGGTGGGCGAGGCGGGGGATCCGGCTCAGGAGGTGGTGCACTTCTCGGTGCGACCGGCGCTGGCCTTTCCGCCGGGCGACGTGCACGCCTGGGAGGAGCACACCGACGGCCCCGACCGGCTCGAGGTCGATACCTTCGGCCTGATCGGGCCGGACGGGGTGCTGCCGCACGTGTACACCGAAGCGGTGGCGCGGCGCGACCGCGACGGCGACCCGGTATTGCGCGATTTCCTCGACCTCTTCCAGCATCGGCTGCTCTCGCTGCTGGTGCGGGCGCTGCGGAAGACCGACGTGGCGGCGTCGCGCGAGCGCGGCGGCGCGCGCGGCGACCGGCTCCTGCGCCATCTGCTCGATCTCATGGGCGCCCCGGTCGAGGGACCCCTGTCGGGGGTGGTCGCCCCCGGTGAGGTGGCGCCCTTCTCCTCGCTCCCCGGCCCGCAGCGTCGGAGCGCGCTGGCTCTCGAGCAGCTCGTGGCGGGGCGGTTCGGAGTGCCGGTCGAGGTGGAGTCGTTCGTGGGTGCGTGGATCCGGCTCTCCGACGACGACCTGTGCGAACTGGGCTCCGACGAACCCTCCACCCGGCTCGGCTGGGGGGCGGTGGTCGGCGACGAGATCTGGGATCCGCAGGCCCGCGTGCGCGTTCGCCTGGGCCCGCTCGACCGCGACACCTTCGACGCCTTCCTCCCCGGGGGGCGGCACCATGAACAATTCCGGGATCTTTGTCGCTTTTTCGTACACGACCAGTTCGAGACGGAAGCGTGCCTGATCCTGGAGCGAGACGATGTGCCGGAATGCGTGGTGTCGGACGACGGCGAGGGCCCCGCGCTGGGGTGGACGACCTGGCTCCGCACCCGCCCTCTGGACCGAGACCCCGATGACACGCAGCTCACTCTCTAG
- the tssF gene encoding type VI secretion system baseplate subunit TssF has product MSEELLDYYEMELSFLRRSGAEFARRYPQVASRLQLEANKCDDPHVERLLEGMAFLAGRIHRRLDDDAPELSEALLSVAYPQYVRPIPSMALVQLHLDPDQGQLTSGLEVPAGTALFSRPVDGVPCRFRTGYDTTLWPLRVERASWEPPQGLGLRASRGVVGGLRIRIAAEGVPVGALEMNRLRIHLHGDGSLPWLLYELLLSQAESVVLRPGDDPELQRTGRLEAVGFGADEGLLPYPNRSFLPYRYLQEYFAFPEKYLFVDLCGLEAMRGEAWGEAFEVVIPIRSFERPDRQRVLENGVDADVFRLGCTPVVNLFEKTSEPVLLNHRQHEYPVVADARRRASTRIYSVEGVQPVMGGGRSPVTFEPLHGGLGQPRASDEDRVLWYARRMETGAAGGREADVAISFADAQARLVRPDLDAVMVDLVCYNGTLPGRLPFGDENGDFEMAGSGPIDRIVTVVKPTNPVVAPLGRAQMWRLVSQLAVNYVSLVDDGPETLRQLLRLHNPSDRPGSEARIRSLVDISGRPGHARIDGTHGPTFVRGSRVEITLDEEGFAGGGAYLFASVLDRFLGLSVSVNSFCQVTALTRQRKEPLGRWPARSGRKVLL; this is encoded by the coding sequence GTGTCTGAGGAGCTGCTCGACTACTACGAAATGGAGCTCAGCTTCCTGCGGCGCTCGGGAGCGGAGTTCGCCCGTCGCTACCCGCAGGTGGCCTCGCGGCTGCAGCTCGAGGCCAACAAGTGCGACGATCCGCATGTGGAGCGGCTGCTCGAGGGCATGGCCTTTCTCGCGGGCCGCATCCACCGCCGCCTCGACGACGACGCGCCGGAGCTGAGCGAGGCGCTGCTGTCGGTGGCCTACCCGCAGTACGTGCGGCCGATTCCCTCCATGGCGCTCGTGCAGCTGCACCTCGACCCCGACCAGGGACAGCTCACCTCGGGCCTCGAGGTGCCGGCGGGGACGGCGCTGTTCAGCCGACCCGTCGACGGCGTGCCCTGCCGCTTCCGCACCGGCTACGACACCACCCTCTGGCCGCTGCGCGTGGAGCGGGCCAGCTGGGAGCCTCCGCAGGGACTCGGCCTGCGCGCGTCGCGCGGTGTGGTCGGGGGACTCCGGATCCGCATCGCCGCCGAGGGGGTGCCGGTGGGCGCCCTGGAGATGAACCGCCTGCGGATCCATCTGCACGGAGACGGCAGCCTGCCCTGGCTGTTGTACGAACTGCTGCTCTCGCAGGCCGAGTCGGTCGTGCTGCGACCGGGCGACGACCCCGAGCTGCAGCGCACCGGTCGGCTCGAGGCCGTCGGCTTCGGCGCCGACGAGGGGTTGCTGCCCTACCCCAATCGCTCCTTCCTGCCCTACCGCTACCTGCAGGAGTACTTCGCCTTTCCCGAGAAGTACCTCTTCGTGGATCTGTGCGGACTCGAGGCCATGCGGGGCGAGGCGTGGGGAGAGGCCTTCGAGGTGGTGATTCCGATCCGCTCCTTCGAGCGACCCGATCGCCAGCGGGTGCTCGAGAACGGCGTCGACGCCGACGTCTTCCGGCTGGGGTGCACTCCCGTGGTGAACCTCTTCGAGAAGACGTCCGAGCCGGTTCTGCTCAACCACCGCCAGCACGAGTATCCGGTGGTGGCCGACGCGCGGCGCCGCGCCTCCACCCGGATCTACTCGGTGGAAGGGGTGCAGCCGGTGATGGGGGGCGGCCGGTCGCCGGTCACCTTCGAGCCGCTGCACGGCGGCCTCGGCCAGCCGCGCGCGAGCGACGAGGACCGTGTGCTCTGGTACGCGCGCCGCATGGAGACGGGAGCCGCCGGCGGGCGCGAGGCCGACGTGGCCATCTCCTTCGCCGACGCGCAGGCGCGGCTCGTGCGCCCCGACCTCGACGCGGTGATGGTCGACCTGGTGTGCTACAACGGCACCCTGCCGGGCCGTCTGCCCTTCGGCGACGAGAACGGCGATTTCGAGATGGCGGGGAGCGGGCCCATCGATCGGATCGTGACGGTGGTGAAGCCCACGAACCCCGTCGTGGCGCCCCTCGGCCGCGCGCAGATGTGGCGACTGGTGTCGCAACTGGCCGTGAACTACGTCTCGCTCGTGGACGACGGCCCGGAGACGCTCCGTCAGCTTCTCCGGCTGCACAATCCCTCCGACCGCCCGGGGAGCGAGGCCCGGATCCGGAGTCTCGTCGACATCTCGGGTCGCCCCGGGCACGCCCGCATCGACGGTACGCACGGTCCCACCTTCGTTCGGGGCAGCCGGGTCGAGATCACCCTCGACGAGGAGGGCTTCGCCGGGGGCGGTGCCTACCTCTTCGCCTCGGTGCTCGACCGCTTTCTGGGGTTGTCGGTGTCGGTGAACAGCTTCTGTCAGGTGACCGCGCTCACCCGTCAGCGGAAGGAGCCGCTGGGTCGCTGGCCGGCTCGATCCGGTCGCAAGGTTCTGCTGTGA